One Bradyrhizobium diazoefficiens DNA window includes the following coding sequences:
- a CDS encoding magnesium and cobalt transport protein CorA → MNVPSLPASQSEPLSAEGVIAAGAYIDGRRVANIAIEEAASWRAKPGHVVWIGLYEPDLALLSGVQKQFDLHDLAIEDANNAHQRPKIEQYGEGLFIVARTAQLIDGRIAFGETHLFVGEGYLVSVRHGASTSYTAVRARSESCPRALARGEDYILYAILDFIVDNYSPVLETIHEEVEQIEEDVLANPMTREQIERLYMLRRDLLRLRNAIGPLVEVCRKLEHDNLPMVRATMRPLFRDVTDHVRNIQERIDSMREVLAFAFEASLLVGQAQETAVSKKLASWLAIIAVPTAVAGIYGMNFKYIPELQWEYSYFVVMGMMALTCAGLYWRFRRVGWL, encoded by the coding sequence ATGAACGTCCCGTCGCTGCCAGCTTCCCAGTCCGAGCCGCTCTCCGCCGAAGGTGTGATCGCGGCGGGCGCCTATATCGACGGACGCCGCGTCGCCAATATCGCCATCGAAGAAGCCGCGAGCTGGCGCGCCAAGCCCGGTCACGTGGTCTGGATCGGGCTCTACGAGCCGGATTTGGCGCTCCTGTCCGGCGTGCAGAAACAGTTCGACCTTCACGACCTCGCGATCGAGGACGCCAACAACGCTCATCAGCGGCCGAAGATCGAACAATATGGCGAGGGCCTGTTCATCGTAGCACGCACGGCGCAATTGATCGACGGCAGGATCGCCTTTGGCGAGACCCATCTGTTCGTCGGCGAAGGTTATCTGGTCTCGGTGCGCCACGGCGCCTCGACGTCGTATACCGCGGTGCGTGCACGCAGTGAGAGCTGTCCCCGCGCCCTCGCCCGCGGCGAGGACTACATTCTTTACGCCATCCTCGATTTCATCGTCGACAACTACTCGCCCGTGCTGGAAACGATCCACGAGGAGGTCGAACAGATCGAGGAGGACGTGCTCGCCAATCCGATGACGCGGGAACAGATCGAACGGCTTTATATGCTCCGCCGCGACTTGTTGCGGCTGCGTAACGCGATCGGTCCCCTGGTGGAAGTCTGCCGCAAGCTCGAGCACGACAATTTGCCGATGGTGCGCGCGACCATGCGGCCGCTGTTTCGCGACGTCACCGATCACGTCCGCAACATTCAGGAGCGCATCGATTCGATGCGCGAGGTGCTAGCGTTTGCGTTCGAGGCGAGCCTTCTGGTCGGCCAAGCCCAGGAGACCGCCGTCTCCAAGAAGCTGGCCTCGTGGCTTGCCATCATCGCCGTGCCGACCGCGGTCGCCGGCATCTACGGGATGAACTTCAAATACATCCCCGAGCTGCAATGGGAGTATAGCTACTTCGTCGTGATGGGGATGATGGCGCTCACCTGCGCCGGCCTGTACTGGCGCTTCCGCCGCGTCGGGTGGCTGTGA
- a CDS encoding DUF1476 domain-containing protein: MSTFHKREEGFEKKFALDEEQKFKAEARRNRLLGLWAAEKLEITGDAAIAYAKEVVAADFEEAGDGDVLRKVMADFAAKNVAVTEQAIRAKMNQLIAVAAAQVKAGI; the protein is encoded by the coding sequence ATGAGCACGTTCCACAAGCGCGAAGAAGGCTTCGAGAAGAAGTTCGCCCTCGACGAGGAGCAGAAATTCAAGGCGGAAGCCCGCCGCAACCGGCTGCTGGGGCTGTGGGCGGCCGAAAAGCTCGAAATCACCGGCGACGCCGCCATCGCCTACGCCAAGGAGGTGGTCGCGGCCGATTTCGAGGAAGCCGGCGACGGTGACGTCCTGCGCAAGGTGATGGCCGATTTCGCGGCCAAGAACGTGGCCGTCACCGAGCAGGCGATTCGCGCCAAGATGAACCAATTGATCGCCGTGGCCGCGGCCCAGGTGAAGGCCGGGATATAA
- the purB gene encoding adenylosuccinate lyase, with amino-acid sequence MSQDHNKDHTKDHISNVLAERYASPAMRAIWSGEGKVRLERDYWIAVLKGQRDLGIPVPDGVVESYERVKDQINLESIMRRERITRHDVKARIEEFCELAGHEHLHKGMTSRDLTENVEQLQVYRGLQLIETKSIAALIRFAKHARQLRDMPFTARTHNVAAQVTTLGKRIAMFGEEMLLAHQSLVNVLDTYPARGLKGAVGTRLDQITLFNGDAGKARTLEQRILVHLGLPKSFDAVGQVYPRSLDFRAVSVLVDLASGPSSFAKTLRLMAGHELASEGFAKGQVGSSAMPHKMNSRSCERINGLHVVLRGYLAMAASLAGDQWNEGDVSCSVVRRVMLPDTFLAMDGLLETLLSVLDQMEIFDAVVATELNRYLPFLLTTTVMMEAVKKGAGREGAHEAIKEHAVAAIRDLRTGKIVQNDLLQRLAADQRLGLSEAELRSVLDHGRANSGDAGAQVDYFAEQVDALAKARPEAARYTPGAIL; translated from the coding sequence ATGTCCCAAGATCACAACAAAGATCACACCAAAGATCATATCTCAAACGTCCTCGCCGAACGCTATGCCTCGCCCGCCATGCGCGCCATCTGGAGTGGCGAAGGCAAGGTTCGCCTCGAACGCGACTACTGGATCGCCGTGCTGAAGGGGCAGCGCGATCTCGGCATCCCGGTGCCGGATGGCGTGGTCGAAAGCTACGAGCGCGTGAAGGACCAAATTAACCTCGAGTCCATCATGCGGCGCGAGCGTATCACCCGGCATGACGTCAAGGCTCGCATCGAGGAGTTCTGCGAACTCGCCGGTCACGAGCACCTGCACAAGGGCATGACCAGCCGCGATCTCACCGAGAACGTGGAGCAGCTCCAGGTCTACCGCGGCCTCCAGCTGATCGAGACCAAGAGCATCGCCGCGCTGATTCGTTTTGCCAAGCACGCAAGGCAATTGCGCGACATGCCGTTCACGGCACGCACCCACAACGTGGCCGCGCAGGTCACGACGCTCGGCAAGCGCATCGCCATGTTCGGCGAAGAGATGCTGCTGGCGCATCAGAGCCTGGTCAATGTGCTCGACACCTATCCCGCGCGCGGCCTGAAGGGCGCGGTCGGCACGCGGCTCGACCAGATCACCCTGTTCAACGGCGATGCCGGCAAGGCCCGCACGCTAGAACAGCGCATCCTCGTCCACCTCGGCTTGCCCAAGAGTTTCGATGCCGTCGGCCAGGTCTATCCGCGCAGCCTCGATTTCCGTGCGGTCAGCGTGCTGGTCGATCTCGCCAGCGGTCCTAGCAGCTTCGCCAAGACGCTGCGCCTGATGGCCGGCCATGAACTCGCCAGCGAAGGCTTTGCCAAGGGCCAGGTCGGCTCATCCGCGATGCCGCACAAGATGAACAGCCGCTCCTGCGAGCGCATCAACGGCCTGCATGTGGTGCTGAGAGGCTACCTCGCCATGGCCGCAAGCCTCGCCGGCGATCAGTGGAACGAAGGCGATGTCTCCTGCTCCGTCGTCCGCCGCGTGATGCTGCCCGATACCTTCCTCGCTATGGACGGCCTGCTCGAGACCCTGCTCTCAGTGCTCGACCAGATGGAAATTTTCGACGCCGTCGTCGCGACCGAGCTCAACCGCTATTTGCCCTTCCTGCTGACCACCACGGTCATGATGGAAGCGGTGAAAAAGGGCGCCGGCCGTGAGGGCGCGCACGAGGCGATCAAGGAGCATGCGGTCGCGGCCATTCGCGACCTGCGCACCGGCAAGATCGTGCAGAACGACCTGCTCCAGCGTCTTGCCGCCGATCAGCGTCTCGGCCTGAGCGAGGCCGAATTGCGGAGCGTGCTCGATCACGGCCGCGCCAATTCGGGCGATGCCGGCGCTCAGGTCGATTACTTCGCCGAGCAGGTCGACGCGTTGGCCAAGGCCAGGCCTGAAGCGGCCCGCTACACGCCGGGCGCGATTCTGTAG
- a CDS encoding plastocyanin/azurin family copper-binding protein — MSFRLSIAFAILMGLVVAVPAASTITVIQRGLALNMASVALARGDRLSFTNDDDVIHNIHIFGPDEESTDLGLQKPGKLLSYKFDKSGSYRVRCNIHPSVKMSVTVK, encoded by the coding sequence ATGTCGTTTCGCCTTTCAATTGCCTTCGCCATCCTGATGGGGCTGGTGGTCGCAGTGCCGGCTGCATCGACGATCACGGTGATCCAGCGCGGACTGGCCTTGAATATGGCGTCGGTGGCGCTAGCGAGGGGGGATCGTCTGAGCTTCACCAACGACGACGACGTGATCCATAACATTCACATCTTCGGCCCTGACGAGGAAAGCACGGACCTCGGTCTTCAGAAGCCGGGCAAGCTGCTGAGTTACAAGTTCGACAAGTCGGGCTCGTACAGGGTCCGGTGCAACATCCATCCATCCGTGAAGATGTCGGTTACCGTGAAGTGA
- a CDS encoding bifunctional diguanylate cyclase/phosphodiesterase — protein sequence MPGHATPHSEGAANRYAISFRRQFLIVTICLLAANLIIGLFARYQQRAISDYAVKIYDTAFISTNYVSQAQIAFQHYVDERSRAAAQGEASKTNELLESVLDDMDVAIERSSSQVARREGLKIRADLADLLSAGQNDADLENRIGDLQTRMERLRERNSAIGLQARDDIEAFSYKSDLLLLSSILTSIMLAGLVLFAIHRMIRSLNERSSDRLYAALEGMPQGLSMFDEAQRLIVCNARFAAMYGLGPDLTQPGASLRAILEHRMEHGTSAVDAGDFVEEELAQASRPIAVALEHQLQDGRIIATTRAPLNTGGSVTIHMDVTEKHNSEKQIAFLAHHDALTALANRVQLRQHIERTLANIKHGGKASVLCLDLDNFKLINDTLGHSVGDALLCAVSDRLRDLVGDGNLVSRTGGDEFAIVQSGAERPMEAAAGLAARIVEALSVPLELGDHHVVIGGSVGIAIAPDDGDNVDQLLKNADMALYRAKEDGRARFHFFEPDMDVKAQARRLLELDLRKAVIAGGFELYYQPIVNLADNKITGLEALLRWNHPTRGRVPPGEFIPLAEETGLIATIGEWVIRQACAEAKTWPSDLRVAVNVSPVQFRHKTLLSAVVTALATSGLPANRLELEITETVLMTNNDATLEALHQLRGLGVRISMDDFGTGYSSLSYLRSFPFDKIKIDQSFVRDLIDRPDSIAIIRAVAGLGQSFGMTTTAEGVETQEQLDKMRAEGCDEVQGYFFSKPVPASEVAQLLTGFQQAANAAA from the coding sequence ATGCCGGGTCATGCCACCCCCCATTCGGAGGGGGCGGCCAACCGATACGCGATTTCCTTCCGCCGGCAGTTTCTGATCGTCACGATCTGCCTGCTGGCCGCCAATCTCATCATCGGCCTGTTCGCCCGCTACCAGCAACGCGCCATCAGCGACTATGCGGTCAAGATCTACGACACCGCCTTCATTTCCACCAACTATGTCAGCCAGGCCCAGATCGCCTTTCAGCATTACGTCGACGAACGCTCCCGTGCGGCCGCGCAGGGCGAAGCTTCCAAAACGAACGAGCTTCTGGAATCCGTGCTGGACGACATGGATGTCGCGATCGAAAGATCGAGCTCGCAGGTCGCGCGCAGGGAGGGCTTGAAAATCAGGGCCGACCTCGCCGATCTGCTCAGTGCCGGACAGAATGATGCCGACCTGGAAAATCGCATCGGCGATCTCCAAACACGCATGGAGCGCCTGCGCGAGCGCAATTCAGCCATCGGCCTGCAGGCCCGGGACGACATCGAGGCATTTTCGTACAAATCCGATCTGCTGCTGCTCAGCTCGATCCTCACCAGCATCATGCTGGCGGGACTCGTGCTGTTCGCGATCCACCGCATGATCAGGTCACTCAACGAACGATCGAGCGACCGTCTTTATGCCGCACTGGAGGGCATGCCGCAGGGTCTGTCGATGTTCGACGAAGCGCAGCGCCTGATCGTCTGCAATGCACGATTTGCCGCGATGTATGGACTTGGACCAGATTTGACCCAACCCGGTGCCTCGCTTCGGGCAATACTGGAACACCGGATGGAGCACGGCACGTCGGCTGTCGACGCCGGCGATTTCGTCGAAGAGGAATTGGCGCAGGCGTCCCGCCCGATCGCGGTCGCCCTGGAACACCAACTGCAAGACGGTCGAATTATTGCAACGACGAGAGCGCCGCTCAACACGGGCGGCTCGGTCACCATCCACATGGACGTGACCGAGAAGCACAATTCTGAAAAGCAGATCGCGTTCCTCGCGCATCACGATGCCCTGACGGCGTTGGCGAACCGCGTCCAGTTGCGCCAGCACATCGAGAGAACCCTGGCAAACATCAAGCACGGCGGCAAGGCGTCCGTGCTCTGTCTCGACCTCGACAATTTCAAGCTCATCAACGACACGCTCGGCCACTCGGTCGGCGACGCACTGTTGTGTGCGGTTTCCGATCGGCTGCGCGATCTCGTTGGCGACGGCAATCTGGTCTCGCGAACCGGCGGCGACGAGTTCGCGATCGTGCAATCAGGGGCGGAGAGGCCCATGGAGGCGGCTGCCGGCCTGGCGGCCCGAATCGTCGAAGCCTTGAGCGTGCCCCTCGAGCTTGGCGACCATCATGTCGTGATCGGTGGAAGCGTCGGGATTGCGATCGCCCCCGACGACGGCGACAACGTGGATCAACTGCTGAAGAACGCCGACATGGCGTTGTATCGCGCCAAGGAAGATGGCCGCGCCAGATTCCACTTCTTCGAGCCGGACATGGATGTAAAGGCGCAGGCCCGGCGCCTCCTCGAACTCGATCTTCGCAAGGCGGTGATAGCCGGCGGATTCGAACTATATTACCAGCCAATCGTCAATCTCGCGGACAACAAGATCACGGGTCTTGAGGCATTGCTGCGCTGGAACCACCCGACGCGCGGCAGGGTCCCGCCAGGCGAATTCATTCCGTTGGCGGAAGAGACGGGCCTCATTGCGACGATCGGCGAGTGGGTGATCCGACAGGCCTGCGCCGAAGCGAAGACATGGCCATCCGATCTGCGAGTGGCAGTGAACGTGTCCCCGGTTCAATTCCGCCACAAGACACTGCTCTCCGCCGTCGTAACGGCCCTGGCGACGTCCGGATTGCCGGCAAACCGGCTCGAGCTTGAAATTACCGAAACCGTCCTGATGACCAACAATGATGCAACGCTCGAAGCGCTGCACCAGCTCCGGGGCCTTGGCGTCAGGATTTCAATGGACGACTTCGGGACCGGATATTCATCGTTGAGCTATCTTCGCAGCTTCCCGTTCGACAAGATCAAGATCGACCAGAGCTTCGTTCGAGACTTGATCGACAGACCGGATTCGATCGCGATCATTCGCGCGGTCGCCGGGCTTGGCCAGAGCTTCGGCATGACCACGACGGCCGAGGGCGTCGAAACCCAGGAGCAGCTGGACAAGATGCGCGCCGAAGGCTGCGACGAGGTCCAGGGGTATTTCTTCAGCAAGCCGGTGCCGGCGAGCGAGGTCGCCCAGCTCCTGACCGGCTTTCAGCAGGCTGCGAACGCCGCGGCGTGA
- the purL gene encoding phosphoribosylformylglycinamidine synthase subunit PurL encodes MKNEPKITPELIAAHGLKPDEYERILKLIGREPTFTELGIFSAMWNEHCSYKSSRLHLKGLPTKAPWVIQGPGENAGVIDIGDGQAVVFKMESHNHPSYIEPYQGATTGVGGILRDVFTMGARPIACLNALSFGAPEHARTRHLVSGVVAGVGGYGNSFGVPTVGGQVRFHTRYDGNILVNAMAIGLADADKIFYAAASGVNMPIVYLGSKTGRDGIHGASMASAEFDDKSEEKRPTVQVGDPFAEKLLLEACLEIMEQGCVIAIQDMGAAGLTCSAVEMGAKGDLGVDLDLDAVPTREAGMSAYEMMLSESQERMLMVLKPEKEKEAEAIFKKWGLDFAVVGYTTPSKRFVVKHGGDVMADLPIKELGDEAPLYDRPHVPSAALPVVHAREVPAPMGVGAALEKLIGTPDMCSKRWVWEQYDHVILGNTMQRPGGDAAVVRVQDGPKGLALTVDVTPRYCEADPYQGGMQAVAEAWRNITAVGGKPLAITDNLNFGNPERPEIMGQFVGCLKGISDACRTLDFPVVSGNVSLYNETNGRAILPTPSIGGVGLLDDFTKSASLAFKAEGEAILLIGDTHGWLGQSVYLRDICGREEGAPPPVDLAAEKRNGDCVRGMIHAGTATAVHDLSDGGLLIALAEMAMASGIGAKLLAAPTALVSQAYWFGEDQARYLVTVPETEAGRVLAKMRGCEVPCVRIGTTGGDAIAIAGEAPVTIESLRTSHERWLPDYMGGKAA; translated from the coding sequence ATGAAGAACGAACCCAAGATCACCCCCGAGCTGATCGCCGCCCACGGGCTCAAACCCGACGAGTACGAGCGCATCCTGAAGCTGATCGGCCGGGAGCCGACCTTCACCGAGCTCGGCATCTTCTCGGCGATGTGGAACGAGCACTGCTCGTACAAATCCTCGCGCCTCCATCTGAAGGGCCTGCCGACCAAGGCGCCCTGGGTGATCCAGGGCCCGGGCGAGAACGCCGGCGTGATCGATATCGGCGACGGCCAGGCCGTGGTCTTCAAGATGGAGAGCCACAACCATCCGAGCTATATCGAGCCCTACCAAGGTGCGACCACGGGCGTTGGCGGCATCTTGCGCGACGTCTTCACCATGGGCGCGCGTCCGATCGCCTGCCTCAATGCCCTGAGCTTCGGTGCGCCCGAGCACGCCAGGACCCGGCATCTCGTTTCCGGCGTCGTCGCCGGCGTCGGCGGCTACGGCAATTCCTTCGGCGTGCCGACCGTCGGGGGCCAGGTCCGTTTCCACACCCGCTATGACGGCAACATCCTCGTCAACGCGATGGCCATCGGCCTCGCCGATGCCGACAAGATTTTCTATGCGGCCGCCTCCGGCGTGAACATGCCGATCGTCTATCTCGGCTCCAAGACCGGCCGCGACGGCATCCACGGCGCCTCGATGGCGTCGGCCGAGTTCGACGACAAGTCCGAGGAGAAACGCCCGACCGTGCAGGTCGGCGATCCCTTCGCCGAGAAGTTGCTGCTCGAAGCCTGCCTCGAGATCATGGAGCAGGGCTGCGTCATCGCGATCCAGGACATGGGCGCGGCGGGGCTGACCTGCTCGGCAGTCGAGATGGGTGCCAAGGGGGATCTCGGCGTCGATCTCGATCTCGATGCGGTGCCGACCCGCGAGGCCGGCATGAGCGCCTATGAGATGATGCTTTCAGAGAGCCAGGAGCGCATGCTCATGGTACTCAAGCCCGAGAAGGAAAAGGAAGCCGAGGCGATCTTCAAGAAGTGGGGGCTCGATTTCGCCGTGGTCGGCTACACCACGCCGAGCAAGCGCTTCGTGGTCAAGCATGGCGGCGACGTCATGGCCGATCTGCCGATCAAGGAGCTCGGCGACGAGGCGCCGCTCTACGACCGGCCACATGTCCCCTCCGCCGCGCTGCCGGTGGTGCATGCCCGTGAGGTGCCGGCGCCGATGGGCGTCGGGGCCGCGCTGGAGAAGCTGATCGGCACACCAGACATGTGCAGCAAGCGCTGGGTCTGGGAGCAGTACGACCACGTCATCCTCGGCAACACCATGCAGCGCCCCGGCGGCGATGCCGCCGTCGTGCGCGTGCAGGACGGACCGAAGGGGCTGGCGCTCACCGTCGACGTCACGCCGCGTTATTGCGAGGCCGATCCCTATCAGGGTGGCATGCAGGCGGTAGCGGAAGCCTGGCGCAACATCACCGCAGTCGGCGGCAAGCCGCTCGCGATCACCGACAATCTCAATTTCGGCAATCCGGAGCGGCCTGAGATCATGGGCCAGTTCGTCGGCTGCCTGAAGGGCATCTCGGACGCCTGCCGCACGCTGGACTTCCCGGTCGTGTCCGGCAACGTCTCGCTCTACAACGAGACCAATGGCCGCGCGATCCTCCCCACACCTTCGATCGGCGGCGTCGGCCTGCTCGACGACTTCACCAAATCCGCTTCGCTGGCCTTCAAGGCCGAGGGCGAGGCGATCCTGCTGATCGGCGACACCCATGGCTGGCTCGGCCAGTCCGTTTACCTGCGCGACATCTGCGGTCGCGAGGAGGGTGCGCCGCCGCCAGTCGATCTCGCCGCCGAGAAGCGCAACGGGGATTGCGTGCGCGGCATGATCCATGCGGGCACCGCGACCGCCGTGCACGACCTCTCGGATGGCGGTCTCCTGATCGCGCTTGCCGAAATGGCGATGGCGAGCGGCATCGGCGCGAAGCTGCTGGCGGCGCCGACCGCGCTTGTCTCGCAGGCCTATTGGTTCGGCGAGGATCAGGCGCGCTATCTCGTCACCGTGCCGGAAACGGAAGCCGGCCGCGTGCTTGCCAAGATGCGCGGCTGCGAAGTGCCGTGCGTGCGGATCGGCACCACCGGTGGCGATGCGATCGCGATTGCCGGTGAAGCGCCTGTTACGATCGAGAGCTTGCGGACCTCGCACGAGCGCTGGCTGCCGGATTATATGGGCGGGAAGGCGGCGTAG
- the cynS gene encoding cyanase — translation MKREDLTEKLLDIKREKGWSWKHICEKIGGYSEVLITGAILGQMKLTKPQAANAAELFGLSKAETAMLNETPMRGMAMPPTDPLIYRFYELVMVNGPAWKALIEEEYGDGIMSAIDFDMVMERQPNPKGDRVKITMSGKFLPYKYYGASGNVPEYGFKEE, via the coding sequence ATGAAACGCGAAGACCTCACCGAAAAGCTGCTCGACATCAAGCGCGAGAAGGGCTGGAGCTGGAAACACATCTGCGAGAAGATCGGCGGCTATTCCGAGGTGCTGATAACAGGCGCGATCCTCGGCCAGATGAAACTGACCAAGCCGCAGGCCGCCAACGCCGCCGAGCTGTTCGGCCTGTCGAAGGCCGAGACCGCGATGCTGAACGAGACGCCGATGCGCGGCATGGCGATGCCGCCGACCGATCCCCTGATCTATCGCTTCTACGAGCTGGTGATGGTCAACGGCCCGGCGTGGAAGGCGCTCATCGAAGAGGAATACGGCGACGGCATCATGTCGGCGATCGACTTCGATATGGTGATGGAGCGCCAGCCGAACCCGAAGGGCGACCGTGTCAAGATCACGATGAGCGGCAAGTTCCTGCCGTACAAATATTACGGCGCCAGCGGCAACGTGCCGGAGTACGGCTTCAAGGAGGAGTGA
- the purQ gene encoding phosphoribosylformylglycinamidine synthase subunit PurQ encodes MKAAILVFPGINRERDMARALKLISGHEPAMVWHAEPSLPAGTDLVVVPGGFSYGDYLRCGAIAARAPVMDAVRDYAAKGGLVLGVCNGFQILCESGLLPGVLMRNARLKFVCKDVHLRVERSDTPFTRGYNAGQVIRVPVAHGEGNYAADEETIKRLVGEGRVLYRYCSADGVVDESHNINGAAHSIAGLVNDKGNVLGMMPHPENHVEDIMGCTDGRGLFAGLTAHLEKAA; translated from the coding sequence ATGAAGGCCGCCATCCTCGTCTTTCCCGGAATCAACCGCGAGCGCGACATGGCGCGCGCGTTGAAGCTGATCTCGGGCCACGAGCCAGCGATGGTTTGGCACGCCGAGCCATCGCTTCCCGCAGGCACCGACCTCGTGGTCGTGCCCGGCGGCTTCTCCTACGGCGACTATCTTCGCTGCGGTGCGATTGCGGCGCGGGCGCCGGTGATGGATGCGGTGCGCGACTATGCGGCCAAGGGCGGCCTCGTGCTCGGCGTCTGCAACGGTTTCCAGATCCTCTGCGAGTCCGGCCTGCTGCCGGGCGTGCTGATGCGCAATGCGCGGCTGAAATTCGTCTGCAAGGACGTGCATCTGCGCGTCGAGCGCTCCGACACACCGTTCACCCGCGGCTACAATGCCGGCCAGGTGATCCGCGTGCCGGTCGCCCATGGCGAGGGCAATTACGCTGCCGATGAAGAGACCATCAAGCGGCTCGTAGGCGAGGGGCGGGTGCTCTATCGCTACTGCTCGGCCGACGGCGTGGTCGACGAGAGCCACAACATCAACGGCGCGGCGCATTCGATCGCCGGTCTCGTCAACGACAAGGGCAACGTGCTCGGCATGATGCCGCATCCCGAGAACCACGTCGAAGACATCATGGGCTGCACCGACGGCCGCGGCCTGTTCGCCGGCCTCACTGCACATCTGGAAAAGGCCGCTTGA
- the purC gene encoding phosphoribosylaminoimidazolesuccinocarboxamide synthase: MSRRRRIYEGKAKVLYEGPEPGTLIQHFKDDATAFNAKKHQVIEGKGVLNNRISEYLFQHLNDIGVPTHFIRRLNMREQLIREVEIVPLEVVVRNVAAGSLSQRLGIEEGTQLPRSIIEFYYKNDQLNDPMVSEEHITAFGWATPQEIDDIMALAIRVNDFLTGLFLGIGIRLVDFKMECGRLFENEMMRIIVADEISPDSCRLWDIKSNEKLDKDRFRRDLGGLLEAYTEVAKRLGILMENERPAGSGPVLVKS; the protein is encoded by the coding sequence ATGAGCCGTCGGCGTCGCATTTATGAAGGCAAGGCAAAGGTTCTGTATGAAGGCCCGGAGCCCGGTACCCTGATCCAGCACTTCAAGGATGACGCCACCGCGTTCAATGCGAAAAAGCATCAGGTGATCGAGGGCAAGGGTGTCCTCAATAACCGGATCTCGGAGTACCTGTTTCAGCACCTCAACGACATCGGGGTGCCGACCCACTTCATCCGCCGCCTCAACATGCGCGAGCAGTTGATTCGCGAGGTCGAGATCGTGCCGCTGGAAGTGGTGGTGCGGAACGTCGCCGCCGGCTCGCTGTCGCAGCGCCTCGGTATCGAGGAGGGCACCCAGCTGCCGCGCTCGATCATCGAATTCTACTACAAGAACGACCAGCTCAACGACCCCATGGTGTCGGAAGAGCACATCACTGCCTTCGGCTGGGCGACGCCCCAGGAGATCGACGACATCATGGCGCTCGCCATCCGCGTCAACGATTTCCTCACCGGCCTCTTCCTCGGCATCGGCATCCGCCTCGTCGACTTCAAGATGGAATGCGGCCGGCTGTTCGAGAACGAGATGATGCGGATCATCGTCGCCGACGAGATCTCGCCGGACTCCTGCCGGCTCTGGGACATCAAGTCGAACGAGAAGCTCGACAAGGACCGTTTCCGTCGTGACCTCGGCGGTCTGCTCGAGGCCTATACCGAAGTCGCCAAGCGTCTCGGCATCCTGATGGAGAACGAGCGTCCGGCCGGCTCCGGCCCGGTGCTGGTGAAGAGCTAA
- the purS gene encoding phosphoribosylformylglycinamidine synthase subunit PurS encodes MKARVTVTLKTGILDPQGKAIEGALKSLGVDGVASVRQGKVFDIELAGADKAKAEAALKDAADKLLANTVIENYAIEVKG; translated from the coding sequence GTGAAGGCACGTGTCACCGTGACGTTGAAAACGGGCATCCTCGATCCGCAGGGCAAGGCGATCGAGGGTGCGTTGAAGTCGCTCGGCGTCGATGGCGTCGCCAGCGTCCGCCAGGGCAAGGTGTTCGACATCGAGCTCGCCGGCGCCGACAAGGCCAAGGCCGAAGCCGCGTTGAAGGACGCGGCCGACAAGCTCTTGGCGAATACCGTGATCGAGAATTATGCGATCGAGGTGAAGGGCTGA
- a CDS encoding PaaI family thioesterase, translating into MHELTKTPPPQRPDLHIATQGEFEGWQTWIRDSFENHIGPFWHRFEADGRVRCAFRVEKKHLNGSQNVHGGCFMAFADYCLFAIGRHALNSKGVTVNFACEFLDAGHEGELIECTGEVTRAGGSLIFLRGEMMAGERRLFTFSGTIKRVKRRPLPQPNA; encoded by the coding sequence TTGCATGAATTGACCAAAACGCCCCCTCCCCAACGTCCCGACCTCCATATCGCGACCCAGGGAGAATTCGAGGGCTGGCAGACCTGGATCCGCGACAGCTTTGAGAACCATATCGGCCCCTTCTGGCACCGTTTCGAGGCGGACGGCCGGGTCCGCTGCGCCTTCCGGGTCGAGAAAAAGCACCTCAACGGCTCCCAGAACGTCCATGGCGGCTGCTTCATGGCGTTCGCCGACTATTGCCTGTTCGCGATCGGCCGCCATGCGCTGAACAGCAAAGGCGTGACCGTCAATTTCGCCTGCGAATTCCTCGATGCCGGCCATGAGGGCGAGTTGATCGAGTGCACCGGCGAGGTCACTCGCGCCGGCGGCTCGCTGATCTTCCTGCGCGGGGAGATGATGGCCGGCGAACGCCGACTGTTCACCTTCTCCGGCACGATCAAGCGGGTGAAGCGGAGGCCACTCCCTCAGCCAAACGCATAG